One Mycobacterium sp. 050128 genomic window carries:
- a CDS encoding DUF2469 domain-containing protein, which yields MSAEDLEKYETEMELSLYREYKDIVGQFSYVVETERRFYLANSVEMVPRNADGEVYFELRLSDAWVWDMYRPARFVKQVRVVTFKDVNIEEVEKPELRLPE from the coding sequence ATGAGTGCGGAGGATCTCGAAAAGTACGAAACCGAGATGGAGCTCTCGCTCTACCGCGAATACAAGGACATCGTCGGCCAGTTCAGCTACGTGGTGGAAACCGAACGGCGCTTCTACCTGGCCAACAGCGTCGAGATGGTGCCGCGCAACGCCGACGGCGAGGTCTACTTCGAGCTACGGCTGTCCGACGCCTGGGTCTGGGACATGTACCGCCCGGCCCGGTTCGTCAAGCAGGTGCGGGTGGTCACCTTCAAGGACGTCAACATCGAAGAAGTCGAGAAGCCGGAGCTGCGGCTCCCCGAATAA
- the trmD gene encoding tRNA (guanosine(37)-N1)-methyltransferase TrmD, with product MRIDVVTIFPAYLDPLRQSLPGKAIASGLVDLRVHDLRGWTHDVHHSVDDSPYGGGPGMVMKAPVWGEALDEICSDETLLVVPTPAGALFKQSTAQRWSAEQHLVFACGRYEGIDHRVVEDAARRMRVEEVSIGDYVLPGGESAAVVMIESVLRLLTGVLGNPASHREDSHSDVLGGLLEGPSYTRPPSWRGLDVPDVLLSGDHARIAAWRREISLRRTRERRPDLDPGDSP from the coding sequence GTGCGCATAGACGTCGTGACGATTTTTCCGGCCTACCTGGACCCGCTGCGGCAATCGTTGCCCGGCAAGGCAATTGCGTCGGGCCTGGTCGACCTGCGGGTGCACGACCTGCGGGGGTGGACTCACGATGTGCATCACTCGGTGGACGACTCGCCCTACGGCGGCGGGCCGGGAATGGTGATGAAGGCGCCGGTGTGGGGCGAGGCGCTGGATGAAATCTGTTCTGACGAAACGTTATTGGTCGTTCCCACGCCGGCCGGCGCGCTGTTCAAGCAATCCACCGCGCAGCGCTGGAGCGCCGAGCAGCATCTGGTGTTCGCCTGCGGCCGCTACGAGGGCATCGACCACCGCGTCGTCGAGGACGCCGCGCGACGGATGCGAGTCGAGGAAGTCTCGATCGGCGACTACGTGCTGCCGGGGGGTGAGTCGGCGGCCGTCGTGATGATCGAATCCGTGCTCCGGCTGCTGACCGGGGTGCTGGGCAACCCCGCGTCCCATCGCGAGGATTCGCACTCCGACGTGCTGGGCGGGCTGCTGGAGGGGCCCAGCTACACCCGGCCGCCGAGCTGGCGGGGGCTCGACGTCCCCGACGTGCTGCTGTCCGGCGATCACGCGCGCATCGCGGCGTGGCGCCGGGAGATTTCGCTGCGGCGCACGCGCGAGCGCCGCCCCGACCTCGATCCCGGCGATTCGCCCTAG
- the lepB gene encoding signal peptidase I, which produces MTDSTDSPEPQSEPVRSEPKVSTRVPDAATDDAAQPTGVPAPDVESQDSDEPEPKKKSALRELTILAVTAIVLYYVMLTFVARPYLIPSESMEPTLHGCSGCVGDRIMVDKLSFRFGSPHPGDVIVFKGPPNWNTGYKSIRSPNPALRWLQNTLSFIGFVPPDENDLVKRVIAVGGQTVQCRADTGLTVDGKPLKEPYLKPATMMADPSVYPCLGSEFGPVTVPDGRLWVMGDNRTHSADSRAHCTSTPTDALKGILCTGDPMSGTVPVANVIGKARFIVWPPTRWGGVGSVNPQQGQ; this is translated from the coding sequence GTGACGGATTCCACGGACTCGCCCGAGCCCCAGTCCGAGCCTGTTCGGTCGGAGCCGAAGGTCTCCACTCGCGTCCCGGACGCGGCCACCGACGACGCGGCCCAGCCCACCGGCGTGCCCGCACCGGACGTTGAGTCGCAGGACTCCGATGAGCCGGAACCCAAGAAGAAGTCCGCGCTGCGCGAGCTGACGATCCTGGCGGTGACCGCGATCGTCCTCTACTACGTCATGTTGACGTTCGTGGCGCGTCCGTACCTGATCCCGTCGGAGTCCATGGAGCCCACGCTGCACGGCTGCTCGGGTTGTGTGGGCGACCGGATCATGGTCGACAAGCTCAGTTTCCGCTTCGGTTCGCCGCATCCCGGCGACGTGATTGTGTTCAAGGGCCCGCCGAACTGGAACACCGGATACAAGTCGATCCGGTCTCCCAACCCCGCGCTGCGCTGGCTGCAGAACACGTTGTCGTTCATCGGTTTTGTGCCCCCGGACGAGAACGATCTGGTGAAGCGGGTGATCGCGGTCGGCGGGCAGACCGTCCAGTGCCGGGCCGATACCGGGCTGACGGTCGACGGCAAGCCGCTCAAGGAGCCGTACCTGAAGCCGGCCACGATGATGGCCGACCCGTCGGTGTACCCGTGCCTGGGCAGCGAATTCGGTCCGGTCACCGTCCCGGACGGACGGTTGTGGGTGATGGGTGACAACCGCACCCACTCGGCGGACTCGCGTGCCCACTGCACCAGCACTCCGACCGACGCGCTCAAAGGCATTCTGTGCACCGGCGATCCGATGTCGGGGACGGTGCCGGTGGCCAACGTCATCGGCAAGGCCAGGTTCATCGTCTGGCCGCCGACGCGATGGGGTGGAGTGGGTTCGGTGAACCCCCAGCAAGGCCAGTAG
- the rplS gene encoding 50S ribosomal protein L19, producing the protein MNRLDFVDQASLRDDIPAFSPGDTINVHVKVIEGAKERIQVFKGVVLRRQGGGVRETFTVRKESYGVGVERTFPVHSPNIDHIEVVTRGDVRRAKLYYLRELRGKKAKIKEKR; encoded by the coding sequence ATGAACAGGCTGGACTTCGTCGATCAGGCGTCGCTGCGCGACGACATCCCGGCCTTCAGCCCGGGCGACACCATCAACGTGCACGTCAAGGTCATCGAGGGCGCCAAGGAGCGTATCCAGGTGTTCAAGGGCGTGGTGCTCCGCCGGCAGGGCGGTGGCGTCCGCGAGACCTTCACCGTGCGCAAGGAGAGCTACGGCGTCGGCGTCGAGCGGACCTTCCCGGTGCATTCGCCGAACATCGACCACATCGAGGTGGTTACCCGTGGTGATGTCCGCCGCGCGAAGCTCTACTACCTGCGCGAACTCCGCGGCAAGAAGGCCAAGATCAAGGAAAAGCGCTGA
- the rimM gene encoding ribosome maturation factor RimM (Essential for efficient processing of 16S rRNA) codes for MELLVGRVVKAHGITGEVVVQVHTDDPADRFASGITLRAKPSRGRGEERSYVVAGAREHGGRLLVRLAGVDDRDAADALRGSLLVVDSDDLPPIDEPDTYYDHQLEGLRVRTTTGRDLGVVAEVLHTAAGELLAVHRSDGGETREVLVPFVNAIVTSVSLDDRMVEIDPPEGLLDLG; via the coding sequence ATGGAGCTGCTCGTCGGGCGCGTCGTGAAAGCACACGGCATCACCGGCGAGGTGGTCGTGCAAGTTCACACCGACGACCCCGCCGATCGCTTCGCATCAGGTATTACCTTGCGCGCCAAGCCGTCTCGCGGCCGCGGTGAAGAACGCAGCTATGTGGTCGCCGGCGCGCGCGAACACGGCGGCCGGCTGCTGGTGCGGTTGGCCGGCGTCGACGACCGTGACGCCGCCGACGCGCTACGCGGCAGCCTGCTCGTCGTGGATTCCGACGACCTGCCGCCGATCGACGAGCCGGACACCTACTACGACCACCAGCTCGAGGGTCTGCGGGTGCGGACCACGACGGGTCGCGATCTCGGCGTCGTCGCCGAGGTGCTGCACACCGCGGCCGGGGAGCTGCTGGCGGTGCACCGAAGTGACGGCGGCGAAACCCGGGAAGTGCTGGTGCCGTTCGTCAATGCGATCGTCACGTCGGTGTCGCTGGACGACCGGATGGTCGAAATCGATCCGCCCGAGGGCCTGTTGGATCTGGGTTAG
- a CDS encoding ribonuclease HII: MTLTWPPRTVIRKSTGLRTLESALHRSGLGPVAGVDEVGRGACAGPLVVAACVLGPNRLESLAALDDSKKLTEKVRERLFPLICRYAVAYHVVFIPSVEVDRRGVHVANIEGMRRAVAGLSVRPGYVLSDGFRVPGLPMPSLPVVGGDAAAACIAAASVLAKVSRDRLMVAMDVDHPGYGFADHKGYSTPAHSSALSRLGPCAEHRYSFINVRRVASPTGDGSRTRVVAECKPDPPGERGERP; the protein is encoded by the coding sequence ATGACCCTGACGTGGCCGCCGCGGACGGTGATCCGCAAATCGACGGGGCTTCGCACCCTGGAATCCGCGCTGCATCGCAGCGGCCTCGGACCGGTGGCCGGAGTGGACGAAGTCGGCCGCGGCGCGTGCGCGGGCCCACTGGTGGTGGCGGCCTGCGTGCTGGGGCCAAACCGTCTGGAAAGCCTTGCTGCCCTTGATGATTCGAAGAAGCTCACCGAGAAGGTGCGGGAAAGGTTGTTCCCGCTGATCTGCCGCTACGCGGTGGCCTATCACGTGGTGTTCATCCCGTCGGTCGAAGTCGACCGGCGCGGGGTGCACGTCGCCAACATCGAAGGCATGCGGCGCGCGGTCGCCGGCCTGTCGGTGCGGCCCGGCTATGTGCTGAGCGACGGCTTTCGGGTGCCCGGGCTGCCGATGCCGTCGTTGCCGGTGGTCGGTGGGGACGCGGCCGCGGCCTGCATCGCCGCGGCCAGCGTGCTGGCCAAGGTCAGCCGCGACCGGCTGATGGTGGCGATGGACGTCGATCACCCGGGCTACGGCTTCGCCGACCACAAGGGCTACAGCACGCCCGCGCACAGCTCGGCGCTGAGCCGGCTGGGGCCCTGCGCTGAGCACCGCTATTCGTTCATCAACGTCCGGCGGGTGGCCTCGCCCACCGGGGACGGCTCCCGCACGCGGGTGGTGGCCGAATGCAAACCGGACCCTCCGGGCGAGCGTGGCGAACGCCCGTGA